In Thalassophryne amazonica chromosome 14, fThaAma1.1, whole genome shotgun sequence, one DNA window encodes the following:
- the hoxd12a gene encoding homeobox protein Hox-D12a: MEMCERSSYVGSLLNFATPDSLYFSNLRGNGAHLPALHHLPYNRRDVCTLPWNSSSSCTSPPATPPQSRAFGGYCPPFLSNSVSINPPSGRVKVHLEELAPCFQGAIRKTEESGRQDEVYAGDHGDRGYSLLDSRLQGSASQLDLDSAAPPLNLNSAKETHNPVPQGHTCSRTTFADGAPWCSSQPKSRKKRKPYSKPQLAELENEFMMNEFINRQKRKELSDRLDLSDQQVKIWFQNRRMKKKRLMMREQAFSAF; the protein is encoded by the exons ATGGAAATGTGCGAGCGGAGCAGCTATGTGGGCTCTCTGCTGAATTTCGCTACTCCAGACTCGCTGTATTTCTCCAACCTGCGGGGCAATGGAGCCCATTTACCCGCGCTTCATCACCTCCCTTACAACAGGAGAGATGTGTGCACGCTCCCTTGGAACTCATCAAGTTCGTGCACGTCTCCGCCTGCAACGCCACCACAGAGCCGCGCTTTCGGAGGCTACTGTCCGCCGTTTCTGTCCAACTCAGTGTCTATAAATCCACCCAGCGGCCGCGTCAAAGTGCATTTGGAGGAACTGGCTCCCTGTTTCCAGGGCGCAATCCGCAAGACGGAGGAGTCCGGCAGACAAGATGAGGTTTACGCAGGAGACCACGGTGATCGCGGATACTCGCTGTTGGACAGCCGGCTGCAGGGCTCTGCGTCTCAGCTTGATCTGGATTCAGCAGCGCCGCCGCTGAACTTGAACAGCGCCAAAGAGACGCACAATCCTGTGCCACAAGGTCACACATGCTCCAGGACGACGTTTGCAGACG GTGCCCCCTGGTGCTCGTCACAACCGAAAAGCAGAAAAAAGAGGAAGCCTTACTCCAAGCCGCAGCTGGCTGAACTTGAGAATGAATTCATGATGAATGAGTTCATCAACAGACAGAAAAGAAAAGAGCTGTCGGACAGACTGGACCTGAGCGACCAGCAGGTGAAAATATGGTTTCAGAACCGGAGGATGAAGAAGAAACGGCTGATGATGCGCGAACAGGCCTTTTCCGCTTTCTGA